In Panthera uncia isolate 11264 chromosome B4, Puncia_PCG_1.0, whole genome shotgun sequence, one genomic interval encodes:
- the LOC125920100 gene encoding taste receptor type 2 member 8-like, with protein sequence MASILKNVFMILFAGEFIMGILGNGFIILVNRIDWIRNWKFFVIDFISTCLAISRIVLLCIIILGIGVDVPCEEIWNKKNQLISFEILWTGSNYFCTTCTTCLSVFYFFKIANFSNPIFLWLKWRIHKVLLIIVLAAVFSFCLSLPFKDTVFMSLIKSKVNAERNRTVSFTMRTYELFLSHMLLNIMFIIPFAVSLASFVLLIRSLWSHTRQVKDRGGDPITKVHVRAMKSMISFLLFFFMYYLSTIMMNLAYVILDSLVTKIFANTLVFLYPSGHTFLLILWTSKLKQASLCVLKKLKCLHLRKPTHP encoded by the coding sequence ATGGCAAGCATATTGAAGAATGTATTTATGATACTGTTTGCTGGAGAATTCATAATGGGGATTCTGGGAAATGGATTCATTATATTGGTTAACCGTATTGACTGGATCAGGAACTGGAAATTCTTCGTAATTGACTTTATTAGTACCTGCCTAGCTATTTCCAGAATAGTTCTGTTGTGCATAATAATTTTAGGCATAGGTGTAGATGTACCTTGTGAAGAAATATGGAACAAGAAAAATCAactaataagttttgaaatcctCTGGACAGGATCCAATTATTTCTGCACAACCTGTACCACCTGCCTCAgtgtcttctatttcttcaaGATAGCCAACTTTTCCAACCCTATTTTCCTCTGGCTAAAATGGAGAATTCACAAAGTGCTTCTCATTATTGTACTGGCTGCagtcttctctttctgcttgtcTCTTCCCTTTAAGGATACAGTGTTTATGAGTCTGATCAAAAGCAAGGTAAACGCGGAAAGAAATCGGACAGTGAGTTTCACAATGAGAACATATGAGTTATTTTTGTCTCATATGCTCCTGAACATAATGTTCATCATCCCCTTTGCAGTGTCTCTGGCTTCCTTTGTCCTTTTGATCCGTTCCTTATGGAGCCACACCAGGCAGGTGAAGGACAGAGGTGGGGATCCTATCACAAAAGTTCACGTGAGAGCCATGAAGTCTATGATTTCATTCCTACTCTTCTTCTTTATGTACTATTTGAGCACTATTATGATGAATTTGGCCTATGTCATCCTAGATAGTTTGGTGACAAAGATTTTTGCTAATACActagtatttttatatccatctGGCCAtacatttcttctgattttatgGACCAGCAAATTGAAACaggcttctctctgtgtcctgaaGAAGCTGAAGTGCCTGCATCTAAGGAAACCCACACACCCATAA